CCTTGATCTGGTCTTGTGGTGTGCTTTATGGATATGCAGTATACGAAAGAGTCCTTCCACTACCCAAGTTTAAAAATACAAATAGTTTTGGACATAGACTTGGACTTTGGACATGGGACTTTTAGCCTGTTAGTTTAGCTGGCcgaatgttttgttttttctttttgtaaaacACGTGGTGTCATCCTGTTGATGCTGATTCTTGGAACTGAAGATATGAATGTATTTGCAGGTGGGAGACCGAGATGATTCAAACCTCTACATCAGCATGAAGCTGAAAGCGGCAGCAGAGGTAAAAGAAACTTCATATGCGTTGATATTTTAagtgtgcctgtatatgtacatGCAAAACCTACTTTTGGTGTTTATGCATATTGTAATCATCAAGTGTTAAGGCCTAAACCTTTCCATGTTTGTGAATAGATTGGAATAAATGCCACACACATGAGGCTCCCCAAGACTGCAACAGAGGATGAGGTGAGGGGGACTAGGCCTTCCATTCCTCTATCTTCATATACACACAGAGAACAAACTGAATACTGCATATTATCCAGTTTGTAACCTGTACTGTAGTGTCGGTGCACTTTATAAACTGCAGTGTGTAATTTGTGGTGTTCTATACGTATATACAACATTGATCATGAGAACTGTACCGTGTAATACACTGTCATTTACAATGAATTGTGCACTTTAATGTGCTGTGTTCGTATACTGTACTGCAATATTTGTTACACTTATTTTCAGACACATAGtgtagtttttgtttttgataattttttgccttgtctgtaGATTCTTCACAGTGTCAGAGAAGTGAATGAAAACTCATCTGTCCACGGCCTCATTGTTCAGCTGCCATTGGACTCCATCCATAAAATCGACACAGAGAAGGTCACTAATGCTGTGGCCCCTGAGAAGGATGTAGATGGGTAAGCACCAGCATAACATGAGAAAGGTTGTTCATCAGGGTGGATTAAAAATTATCCAAAGCTTTCTGAGAGGTTTTTTTTCTTGGGTCTTTTGACTTGAGCTATTTGAGTATTATTGTAAACTGCTAATTTACACACAACAAATAATATAGTATTTAGTATTTGTTGAAGACTAATGGCTTGACTTCCTTGGGTTTATTGGACAATGGGAGTGATCTAGGCCTAGTTTGCAACATTTAACGATATTGGAAAAaaaggttttgtttgttttagacAAActaaggggcggcacggtggtgcagtggttagcacggtcacctcacagcaagaaggtcctgggttcgagccccggggtagtccaaccttgggggccatcccaggtcatactctgtgtggagtttgcatgttctccccgtgtctgcgtgagtttcctcctggtgctctggtttcctcccacagtccaaagacatgtaggtcaggtgaatcggccttactaaattgtccctaggtgtgaatgtgtgtgtgtgtcggccatgtgatggactggcggcctgtccagggtgtctcccctcctgctgcccaatgactgctgggataggctccagaatcccgcgACCcttagcaggataagcggtttggataatggatggatggatagacaaacTAAGTTCTCACAGCTTATTAGGTCAAAAAGGTGAAGGGAGTTTAAGCGTTGGTAAGTTAAACGAGTCGAGGAAAGGGCTATTCTCCAGTAGTTtcactgtgtgtatttgtgtctttTCATAGCCTGACCAGTATCAATGCGGGGAAGCTGTCTCGTGGAGACCTAGGTGACTGCTTTATCCCTTGCACTCCAAATGGCTGCATGGAGCTCATCAGACAGACTGGTAAGTAAAGCAGGGAACACGATCAAAGATCAGGGACAATCGGTGAAATGGCCATATCGGCACTATGAGATGGATTTATAATATGATTTGCATATAGTGATAAACTAACTGCTTGTCCACAGGTGTTTCAGTGGCAGGGAAGAAAGCTGTGGTGATTGGTCGCAGTAAAATTGTGGGTGCGCCAATGTATGACCTGCTGCTGTGGAACCATGCCACTGTCACCACTTGTCACTCAAAGACTGCTGACCTTGCTGCAGAGGTAAAGTGGGAACGCTCATTTCCAGATTGGACACAGATTAGTCATATTCATTAGCCATTCTGTTTATTTCATACCAGAGTAAACAGGCCGTCTATATTGATAATATGCCTTTTGCGGTCCTCTCATTTTCATTAAATATTAGTACATTAAGGCTACCCTTTCAGGCTGCACATGGCTTTATAAAATTGGCACATTTTGTGAAGTGATTTGTCTGTTGATCTCTGTTCAGGTGGGCAAAGCAGACATCCTTGTTGTGGGCATTGGAAAAGCAGAGATGGTGAAGGGCGAGTGGATCAAGAAAGGAGCCGTGGTTATCGACTGCGGTATCAATCACATTCCAGGTTGGCATCCTAAGCTCTCGACCAAAGCACTTTGATTTACTTTCAACAATCTTTGGCGCACCAGGAATGATCCTGCCCAGTCAACGTTAAAGCAACTTTCTCCTCTCAGTTTTGCGTTCCATGTCAATGGGCCACTTTAAAACAACTGTCACTATGGCTTGGACTTCATGACTTCTCTTTCAGATGCGACCAAGCCTAATGGGAAGCGAGTGGTGGGGGATGTCCACTACGCCGCAGCCAAGGAACAGGCTGGCTTCATCACCCCGGTGCCTGGCGGCGTGGGGCCCATGACTGTCGCCATGCTGATGGCGGTAAGGAGAGTCCACCCATAAAGTGGAGTCACCTGAACTGCACGTAGATGTTCCTAGACATTGAATGTCACTGAAAGTGTCCGCCACTTGGTTGTGTATGTCTTTTAGATATCAGCGCTGTTCAGCCTCCTATCTTTTTATTAGAATGGCAAAGCAAATGTCTTTTAAATGAGCATGTTGTTTTGTTGAAGGAGATAAAGGGCTCTTTCGGATGGTCATTTTGTCTCTTTTGCCCCAGTGCAGAAATAATTGCATTCTTATCAAAAATGACTGAATGAAGAGCGGATTCTGATTTGCTTTATTTCATTGCTGGTGCGCTTATCATGCCAGAGCACAGTGTACTGTGTTGAAAATTTTATACATTTTGTCTAGAAGAGGGAATTATGTGATTAACTTGCCCATCGGTTTCACAGAATATTTAAATGTGTATTCGAagcatgtttatgtgtgtatttatatatgcaTGTATCTGCGTTTGTGTAGAACACTGTCCTGAGTGCACAGCGTTTCCTGGAGAGCCATAAACCAGGGAAATGGAATATTCGTTACAGCAAGCTTAATCTCCAGAGGCCTGTGCCAAGGTTGGTCTCCTCATCCCTGATTCATCTCTTCTTCATCATAAGGCTCCTTCCTCCATGTCTTATGCTTGTAGGCGGTGCCTGTTTAATTCTTTGTCTCATTTTAGAAAATTGAACTTGGTCAGTGCTTAAAAGCTTGCATGATGTTCCTTCCTGATTATCACTTCTCTTATGAATATCggattttgtctgtgtgttttatttgtgtggtttcctccaacagtgaCATAGTGATTTCTCGCTCCTGCGTGCCCAAACCTATTGATCAGCTGGCCGAAGAGGTGGGTCTGCTCTCTGATGAGGTGGAGCTGTATGGCAAGACTAAAGCCAAGGTTCAGCTAGAGAGCATCAAGCGCCTGCAGACCCAGCCTGATGGCAAATACGTGGTTGTCACTGGGTATGTTGATGTCCTCTACTGTCTACCTTTTGATCATAACCATTTTTTGCCTTGCTCTTTTCCATTTTGATTGtttggatgttgttgttttttttgctgatgCGTTATAGCTTGTGGGAAGGTTTCTTAGTGCTCTACCCCTCATTGTTTATCCACAGAAATACTCACTGCTAGCTCTTATCAGTACTGCTGATGTCATTTTCTGTCAATAGCATCACACCAACCCCGCTGGGGGAGGGAAAGAGCACCACCACCATAGGTCTGGTCCAGGCACTTGGGGCCCACATGAAATTAAACGTCTTTGCCTGTGTCCGGCAGCCCTCCCAGGGGCCAACGTTTGGCATAAAAGGTTAGCGTTGTAAATACCCTCAGCTCAAAGGAGGCTGAATCAATTTCAAGCTGTAAAAATGTGTTCGAAACAGAGGGTCTCAACTACAGTCCAGTGAGGGATGTTGATAACAGTACTGCTGATTTTCCATTACGCCAAGTATTCAATCTGCCTAATCAGGGAGACTTTAGACCTTGCGCAACAGATGAACATAAACTACCTGTCAGAATAGAAAACCAAGCACTACTGAAGACTAGAGTTGAGAACCTAAAGACTTCAACTTAAAGAGAAATTTCATCAATAGTTCTGTGTAAGTGTAGTCAGcattgatgagtaatgtagtcgatTGAAACAACAAAGCCATACCAACGTGTacgctggctctgccaaatgacagatgctaagcaggtgtgggcttggctagtacttacttggatgggagacctgggaaaactgagttgctgccagaagtggtgttaatgggccagtagggggaagtcttccctctggtcctaatatcctcaatccatccattttccgaagcgcttatcctgctctcagggtcgcggggatgctggagcctatcccagcagtcattgggcggcagggagacaccctggacaggccgccagactatcataCAGGGcaaatcccagtgccccagtgcagtgacgggaacactgtgctgtaggagatgctgtccttcggatgagacgttaaaccaaggtccagactcactgtggtcattaaggatcccatggcacttatcgcaaagagtaggggcttccctggtgtcctggcaaaattcccaacctggctctctccatctggccacctaatcatccatccatccatccatccatccatccattatccgaaccgcttatcctgctctcagggttgcggagatgctggagcctatcccagcagtcattgggcggcaggtggggagacaccctggacaggccgccagaccatcacacgccacctaatcatccccccatgtaattggctctaTGATTCCTTCTTCTCCACCTCAATCTGATGTGTGGTGGGCTTTCTGGCGCaatatggctgccgtgcatcacccaagtcggtgctacacattggtggtggttgaagtgagttacccccttcaatgtgaagcgctttgggtgtctagaaaagcgccatataaatgtaatgattattattattattactattataaagCGTTCACTGTGTACTCTATTGGCGGAAGAATCAGTGTTGTCCTACTCACAGAGTCTTTACCACAGtgcctacacataccagaatgcattacTTTATACTTCTGTATCGTCCATAAAATCGTCTGCACTAGTGTTGTGGGATGTCATTTCCATCATCGGAAATGTAGCTTAGTTGAGAGaaggagcattttttttttttggaacaggtttGTTAGATTACATTATTGGAAACgctgctaggctgtagtttttctgGCTGCCAAATGATGTCACGATATGTAACTTggtggcaaaaagaaaaaaaaagaaaaaaggtttcaTTGCTGCCacagagatgcagaaatgattGGGAAAAACTGTAGAAATGTTTCGCGCGCTATCCCTGTCGAAGATAGGGAAGATGAAGAAGTGACAGAAGAAgtgtgacgaagaagggcagggttaggaacgagtatattagagggacagctcaggttggatgttttggagacaaagcaagagaggcaaggttgagatggctagGACATGTGTTGgggagagattctgggtatacTGGGTGAAGGGTGcctaatatggagctgccagggaagaggaaaagaggaaggccaaagaggagatatatggatgtggcgaggtaggacatgcaggtggctggcatgacagagggagatgcagaggacaggaagatggaaacggatgatccgctgtggcgacccctaatgggtgcggccgaaagtggtagtagagCCTTGTCAACgctagagataaggttgaaaatcagtgaATTTTCCCTTTGAAGTAGTGGCGtctaaccctgctcctggagagctaccctccttccggttttcactccaaccccaattcaattaatcaaggtcttggtcagtaggtaattagtagaatcagatgtgttaaattagggttggagtgaaaaccgacaggatggtagctctccaggagcagggtcggACACCACTGTTTTAAAGACTGTTCTAAAGACTTAAACTTGTAGCAGTGTAAATGTATTCCTGTCCACAGGTGGTGCTGCAGGAGGTGGATATTCCCAAGTCATTCCAATGGAAGAGGTAAAGCTGTGTTTTCTTTTGAGTTGGAAATGTCTATGATTTATGGTAATGCCCAAAGATTCAGGCAGACCAACAGATCTGTTGATTTACAGTTCAACCTCCATCTCACTGGTGACATCCATGCAATCACTGCTGCCAACAATCTAGTGGCCGCAGCTGTTGACACTCGCATGTTCCATGAGTCGACCCAGTCTGACACGGTGAGCTTccgaccttttttttcttccagtgtcATGATACATTTAAGATAGATTCTTTGCTGAATTAAATGGATTTAAAATGTTGTCTGTGTCTCTTCATATCCTCAGGCTCTGTACAACAGGCTGGTCCCCCTTAGTGGAGGTCAAAGGAAGTTCTCCCCCATCCAGATCAGTAGactaaaagtaaaaacaaaaatcacGTCACACACTTGCAGGTTTGAGTCCATGTTTAAGCTTGCAGGGCACAGTCTCTATTTAAGCTTTGCTGTATGTTTTTCGGTGTGTGTTTAGAAACTGGGCATTGAAAAGACTGATCCCAAAACTCTAACTGAAGAGGAAATTACTCGTTTTGCCCGCTTGGACATAGACCCTGACTCCATCACCTGGCACAGAGGTATGAACAATAGAGCTCTCATATCAGGTGTGAACAATAGAACTCTCATTTGTGCCCCTCGGTAGATCTTGGTCCGGATGATCATATTTGAATCTAATTTTATGTGCCGCTTGTAATATTGGTCTGTCATTCCAGTGTTGGACACCAATGACCGTTTCCTAAGAAAGATCACCATTGGCCAGTCAACGACTGAAAAGGGATACACCAGAGAGGTATGTTGCAAAAACCCACTCCATTTCCTCCACAGATACGCTGTTCCTGAGGTGTCATCCAGTTACTTACATGGTTCTTCAGCGGAAGATCCCAGATGTATCCATTGgaattgagatttttttttcttcaatttggCTGTGATCTAACTCGCTAGAGGATGGTAAATGTAATAAAACTGTTACCCCACAATATACAGGACAGTTAAATAATTCTGAAGTCATTTGCAACAAGAAATACCTTTTGAAATGATAAGTCTTTAGGGCAAAATCTTATTAAACTGCATTCATTGGTCTTCTGTTTATCTCATGAGGTTACTTATGACATAAAGTTTGGTAATCCTACCCTTCCAGTGGCTTACTTAGTTACTGTTTGTTGCCCCCATCCCACCCCCTTCTTCCAGGCGCAGTTTGACATCACTGTGGCCAGTGAGATCATGGCGGTGTTGGCCCTTACCAGCAGCCTGCAGGATATGCGCCAGCGCCTGGCCAACATGGTGGTGGCCACCAACCGCAGTGGCCAGCCCATCACCACTGAGGATCTGGTCAGTGTCCAGATGGCAGGACCTCACTAAAGCTCTGGTGGTCCATCTGTATACACTTGGACTGTAGATAAACCCATTCGTACAAATTCTGTCATTGTTTTTAATATATAATCGAACGTTTATGTTTAGCATTGTGTATTTTTAAAGTGATGTTCTCGCGTCTGTCGACAGGGTGTGAGTGGTGCACTAGCTGTGCTGATGAGAGACGCCATCAAGCCAAACCTGATGCAGACTTTGGAggtgggtgaaagaggcagaggGCACAGGCTTTATCACAGATGACTTCCTGGGCCCGAATTGCACGGCCTGGAAGAGACCGTGTGGGAGCAGTCCACAGAACTTGAACTAGGGTAGCAATGGGTTTGTTTGTGCAAAACTTAGAACCACAAGAAAGCTTCCCACAAGCTCCCAAAGGCAGTCCTAGACAGTCTGGAGACGACAGATACTGTTTGCTGGTGGCTGTTTTTCTAAGTTGCAAGCTAATC
The DNA window shown above is from Lampris incognitus isolate fLamInc1 chromosome 16, fLamInc1.hap2, whole genome shotgun sequence and carries:
- the mthfd1b gene encoding C-1-tetrahydrofolate synthase, cytoplasmic isoform X1, which encodes MSAQIISGKEVSGQVRERLKKQVEQMKAEDPNFKPGLVVLQVGDRDDSNLYISMKLKAAAEIGINATHMRLPKTATEDEILHSVREVNENSSVHGLIVQLPLDSIHKIDTEKVTNAVAPEKDVDGLTSINAGKLSRGDLGDCFIPCTPNGCMELIRQTGVSVAGKKAVVIGRSKIVGAPMYDLLLWNHATVTTCHSKTADLAAEVGKADILVVGIGKAEMVKGEWIKKGAVVIDCGINHIPDATKPNGKRVVGDVHYAAAKEQAGFITPVPGGVGPMTVAMLMANTVLSAQRFLESHKPGKWNIRYSKLNLQRPVPSDIVISRSCVPKPIDQLAEEVGLLSDEVELYGKTKAKVQLESIKRLQTQPDGKYVVVTGITPTPLGEGKSTTTIGLVQALGAHMKLNVFACVRQPSQGPTFGIKGGAAGGGYSQVIPMEEFNLHLTGDIHAITAANNLVAAAVDTRMFHESTQSDTALYNRLVPLSGGQRKFSPIQISRLKKLGIEKTDPKTLTEEEITRFARLDIDPDSITWHRVLDTNDRFLRKITIGQSTTEKGYTREAQFDITVASEIMAVLALTSSLQDMRQRLANMVVATNRSGQPITTEDLGVSGALAVLMRDAIKPNLMQTLEGTPVFVHAGPFANIAHGNSSILADKIALKLVGPEGFVVTEAGFGADIGMEKFFNIKCRYSGLRPHVVVLVATVRALKMHGGGPTVTAGMPLPKEYVEENLELLEKGHSNLRKQIENAKHFGVPVVVAVNAFKTDTAAELDLICRLAKAAGAFDAVYCSHWAEGGAGALALGQAVQKASEAPSNFRFLYDVELPIADKIRIIAQKIYGADDIELLPDAQCKVELYTKQGFSNLPICMAKTHLSLSHEADKKGVPTGFVLPIRDIRASVGAGFLFPLVGTMPTIPGLPTRPCFYDIDIDPETEQVNGLF
- the mthfd1b gene encoding C-1-tetrahydrofolate synthase, cytoplasmic isoform X2 — its product is MSAQIISGKEVSGQVRERLKKQVEQMKAEDPNFKPGLVVLQVGDRDDSNLYISMKLKAAAEIGINATHMRLPKTATEDEILHSVREVNENSSVHGLIVQLPLDSIHKIDTEKVTNAVAPEKDVDGLTSINAGKLSRGDLGDCFIPCTPNGCMELIRQTGVSVAGKKAVVIGRSKIVGAPMYDLLLWNHATVTTCHSKTADLAAEVGKADILVVGIGKAEMVKGEWIKKGAVVIDCGINHIPDATKPNGKRVVGDVHYAAAKEQAGFITPVPGGVGPMTVAMLMANTVLSAQRFLESHKPGKWNIRYSKLNLQRPVPSDIVISRSCVPKPIDQLAEEVGLLSDEVELYGKTKAKVQLESIKRLQTQPDGKYVVVTGITPTPLGEGKSTTTIGLVQALGAHMKLNVFACVRQPSQGPTFGIKGGAAGGGYSQVIPMEEFNLHLTGDIHAITAANNLVAAAVDTRMFHESTQSDTALYNRLVPLSGGQRKFSPIQISRLKKLGIEKTDPKTLTEEEITRFARLDIDPDSITWHRVLDTNDRFLRKITIGQSTTEKGYTREFDITVASEIMAVLALTSSLQDMRQRLANMVVATNRSGQPITTEDLGVSGALAVLMRDAIKPNLMQTLEGTPVFVHAGPFANIAHGNSSILADKIALKLVGPEGFVVTEAGFGADIGMEKFFNIKCRYSGLRPHVVVLVATVRALKMHGGGPTVTAGMPLPKEYVEENLELLEKGHSNLRKQIENAKHFGVPVVVAVNAFKTDTAAELDLICRLAKAAGAFDAVYCSHWAEGGAGALALGQAVQKASEAPSNFRFLYDVELPIADKIRIIAQKIYGADDIELLPDAQCKVELYTKQGFSNLPICMAKTHLSLSHEADKKGVPTGFVLPIRDIRASVGAGFLFPLVGTMPTIPGLPTRPCFYDIDIDPETEQVNGLF